The nucleotide window GTCAGTGAAGTGCTCTTCTTACTTGTTGGCAGGAGAGGGCCGATCAGTTTAAGCAGTGCTGATCTCAGGTGAATGTCAGGTACCAGCTGTTATCAGAAACCTTTTATAGTAGCCCTGCTGCATGATtaccaaacaattaaaaaaaagtgttatcTTCTTCAACTGTTAATGTGCAGAGAGTCCTttggatctgtagaccaggctggcctcaaactcactgagatctgcctgactctgcctcccaagtgctgggattaaaggccaccacctgGCATAAAAGATATTTGAAATGAGTTCATCACTTGGGCTTTGTTTTTCCAGCAAGGAGGATGTAGCCGCTGGACTGGGAAGAACAGAAGACGGAAAGGAACCAGTGATAAGCAGCGAGGGTAGCCCCCTTCCCCAGGAACCTGCTGCTGCTACTCAGTTTAACGGTCTTGCAGAGACAGAACGCCATGAGCCCCTCGTGTGTGGATGGGAGAGAATTGTGAAGCAAAGGCTGTCTGGGAAAACTGCAGGCAGATATGACGTATACTTCATCAGgtgagcactcaggaggaaacAAGTACAGCCCAATGGGTTTTGTCCGTAATAGGAACATTAGTAAGAATCTTGGGTTTATGAACTGGGGAATGGCTCAGGGAATGAGGCACTTGCCAAGCATGCATGAgtcctgggttcagatccccagaacccatctaAAAGGCTGAGTAGGTGTAGcagctgcctgtaaccccagccctcaggGCCAGAGAATGGATCCTCAGGGAAAGCTGACCAGCTAGACTAACTGggattggtgagctctgggttcattgagaaagactgtctcaaagtgGAGAGTGAGCACAGACACCTAGTTTTAACTTTaggcttccacatgcacaggtacacatgaaaatgctcagacacacacacatacgccacactcacatacatttttaaaagcttgtTATAAACCATTATTGTTCCTTCAGTGTTACTGGTTAGCTTTATCACGTGATTTGGGAACAGTTACATATACATGTTGTTGATCCTGTTCCCAATGGCTAATGATACATTTGGATTTAAGCTATATTTGTATGTTGATTTTATATTGtcatagagaaaaatatattgaaaaaggGCCATTGATCACTTTTTGTTACTTTAAAATGGCAAACAGCTTTGGTGACATTTAGAAACTATTAATTGGAAATCCGAAATGTGGTTcagttctttttaaaagtcactcCTATTTATTAGCataagtttcctttctttttttttttagcccacAAGGACTGAAGTTCAGATCGAAGCGTTCACTTGCTAATTATCTTCTCAAAAATGGAGAGActtttcttaagcctgaagatTTTGATTTTACTGTGCCGTCTAAAGGGGACATCAGATCCGATTATAAAGACCAAAGCTTGGTAGCTCTGACTTCGCAGCAGTCACAGCAGCCAGAGGAAAGCAGCATCTCACACCATAACCTCAGGACACGAAGCAAGTTGCAAACCCATGTGTTGCCTTCACCCAGTGGTAATTCAGAGACCCCAGGTAGCAGCAGACTGTCCAACTCCAGAAAGCCCAAAAGAAAGGCGGCTGTTTTGAAAGGAATTGGAAGtgagaaaaccaaacaaaggtGCAGGAAGAGTCTCTCGGATTCTGCACGAAGTACCAGAAAAAGAGAATCTGTGGTTCAGAAAGCAGGCGCTGAAAGTGAGCTAGTTCCACCGGAATGTCTGTGCCCTGCAGATGCCTGCTCCAGCCAAGGGACTGTCAGCGTGGCTGGGGAAGAGAAGGGCCTGGGTACAGAAAAGCCACCGAGTCCAGGGTCAGATCTTCATCCCACACAAGTAGCTTCTGGCATCACAAACAAATTGCATTCAACGGAAGAAGCAGGTGATACGAACCGTGAGCAAACTTTTTTAGAAGCAGAGGAAATCAGATCGAAGGGAGACCGAGAGGGGGAGGCGCATTTGCATATCGACGTCTTACAGGGTGACTCTGAAATGCCCGGCTGCTCCCAAGCCAAGAAACGCCTTACTTCTGAGACACTCCGAGGTACTTGGCACATGAAAGTGCTGTTAGCTGTGTGGTAACCAGTTTACCTTCCCGGAGCTTGTACTCCTTTCCCTGGGTGTGGGTGAGATAGAGACTGTAGTGAAGAAGAGCCGATACATTCTCCCAGTTGATCCCAACTCTGCCCTCTCTAAGGGATTTTTGGGCACAGGGTTCCATGACTCCCAGGCTAGCTTGGGTCTCACTGTAGCTGAAGATAACTTTGAAATTgtatcttcttgtctctgcctggtgggtgctaggattaaaggcgtgtgtcccGATGCTACTATTTTAATGCAGTGCTGGGCATGGGCCCCAGGCCTGATGCATGGTAGTCAAGCACTCTATCAGCTGAGCCACATCACCTTCCCTAACTGGTCTTTGAGCTAGCTGGTCTGGTCATCGAGCCCTTATTATGGCAGAGAGGGACGCGACTGGCTACAACCACGGTGCCCAGCAAAGGCAGGACAGTGGCAGGACGTGGCTGCTCCCACCTCTCCTGGGCAGCAGCTGGGAGACGGAGCTTTCTCCACTTGCCTTCCTCTTTCTAGACAGCAATCTCTAGACTGTAAGGAAAATTAAAAGGCTTCTCTGGAGAATGTAGGTAAGACTCCTTTTATACATAAACTGACCAAGAGTGGTCAGCATCCTCCCGCCCCTCCTGTACTGCTGATGTGTGACTCCAATTTAATCCCATCTTATATCACAGTCTTTTTATCTCCTGTTACGGCCTGATGCTTCTCTAAAAGGCCTGGGAGCTCTCAATAATTCAAAAGTGTAATTGCTTTTAGTTCATGTATTATTTGTTCTGTGCTTTTCCCACAGAGTCGGGGCTTGGCAGTTTTGCCTATACAATGCCTCAGTGAATAATAGATAAAAAGATCTGAGCATCTCTGGGTTATTCATTATGCCACAGCAGCAATAATGAATAATCCCTTAAAGaacagtaattttaattttactgagACTCCGTTGGGGAAACAGGCTGCACAGATTGGTGGAACCAGGGTAACACTTGATTTCTGCTTGCATTTCTGTCCTCTCCATAATGGTGCACCTTCTCTGTGCCTGGGACTGCCGTGTCTTTAACAGGGGATGCCACATGTACCTAGGGAATGGATGAGACTCCTCAGTCTGTGTCCTTTGAGCTTCATAAAGGAAGCATCGGGTCATATGAATTTACTGCTATTATAATGGGCAGGTTAAATATTAGAAGCATCCCCCCTTGACAAATATGGATATATTCAGCTCCTCCTCTACTGAAGTCTAGTTCTCAGTGTAAGGGGAAGTACCATTGGGTTACCAGGTGCCCAGTGGAACAATAATTGCTTGGCTAGAAATATCAAGACAACAGTAAAGGAGGCTGGGTAGTGATGTGTGGGAACCCATGAAGAATATCAAGTTTCCATTAAGATCAGCTTCCTTTGTTCTGTTTCATAGTTTCTTCTGGGCTTTACCTGCCCAGACTAGAGTAGCAGAAGGCACAGACATCATTATGTGGAGACCTGGATGTTTGTTGCGGTGTTTAGTCAACCCCAGTATCATTTTCTGGCAACTATTTAATTGTTAAGCCTTAGTTTCTGAAAATTTAAGGAATAAGCCTAACTAGTCTCATTTTTTCACATCAAGACAAGAGAAGGCAGCTAgctagtgagatgactcagcagttcagagcaattcctgctcttccagaggacctgagttcagttcccagcacccatgtcacgTAGCTCctaactgcctggaactccagctccaagggatctgatgccctctactggcctccacacataaatgaaaaataaataatacaaggTAGCTGTGGTgttacatgtctgtaatccaagcacttgggcaTTAGGTgtagaaagatcaggagttcaaggccatcctcagctatgtgGCAGATTGAGgtgagcctggactacatgagacacTGTATCAAAACAATAATAACTGTGGGGTAAAAATGGGAAGtgaaaaaagatgtttttttaatATACAAATGTAAGTAAGATGTTATTAACTGATGCTCAGAAGGTGTAGCCAAAGGAGTATGAAGTATGACCATTTAAACTAAGTGACAGTTGTAGAAACTCCAGAGGTCTGATCACATTggctaagatttttattttgtattgatgTGGGTGAGTGCGAATTCCACATATGtgtgggtacccacagaggccagaagaggatattaggtcccctaaagctggagttacaggaagttgtgagccactcaacATTGGTACTATGAACTGAACTCtggccttctggaagagcagcaagtagtcttagctgttgaaccatctctccagccctagtttggtttttttgagacagaagccAGGCTGGGCCTTGAGCTCACAGCTCTTCCTCAGGCTCTCCTGGATCCGCCTTTTTGGTAaatacagccgcagaaccttgaATAGTCTTTCTAACAACCACTGTACCATTTAATTctattctcagtgtctgtgttcatACATAGACATATGAGTCCATGTTTATAAAATTGGGATCATTTTTAGAATCTTGACTTTTTTTCATTTAGAAGTAAATGTCAGTGGAAAATATTCGTGATAAAATCTCAAAAGCATTTTAATGGCCATATCATACAAATAGACTAGTATATTCACACTGTTGCAGTTTCCCCTACTGTGAGTTGGCCACGTAAGTCACAGGGCATCAGTAAAGGGCACGGGCCCTTGAGCTAGACTGCCTGGCTTTCCATTGTTGCTCTCACACTAGCTGAGTGCCCTGGGGCTTATTTAGCATCTTTGTGCCTCAATCTCCTTATGTATAAAGGGAAGGAGATAAGATAGATAAGGCCCAGCTGCCCGGGTGTTTAAGAGAAGTAGACTAATTTGTGTAAGTGCttattatgtaacccaggctaaccACAAACTCTATTCTGCCTCACCCTTCCATAAACATAGATTCTCtaaactgctttttcttttcagaagacAGCAGCCCACGAACACaagtagaaaaaaggaaaacaagcctgTATTTTTCCAGCAAGTACAACAAAGAAGGTACCCACCCTTCCCCATGCAGTATGGAGGGGGCAACCCAAGTCTTTCATGAGTACAACTTTGACACCCCTATGTTTCTGTAGCTCTTAGCCCCCCACGACGAAAAGCCTTCAAGAAATGGACTCCTCCTCGGTCACCTTTTAATCTTGTTCAAGAAACACTTTTCCATGATCCCTGGAAGCTCCTCATTGCGACTATATTTCTCAATCGGACCTCAGGTTTGTGGGTCATTGTCATCTGTGTCTTGGtgaggagggagagaaccaaaCTGGTTAAGAGGCCCAAGTTCAAGGTCCGTTTTGAGTTTATGATGTTGGACAAGGCCTTTCCCTTTTAGCCCACAGAACTCTTCACCTATGGGTACATTAGACTGAATGACAGCCAGCATCCTTTTTAATACTGAGGGCCAGGTGGTCATTGGTTTCCTACTTCTAGATTAGCTTGGGTCTTCAGTGAAGGAGCAGTTAATATTTTCCCGCCTTCTATCCAGCTTGTATTCATTGAATGCATATAGTGGTTATCTGGTGATCTGATTACTTTAAAAATAGGCTTATTTTGGTATAATTTGGACTGGTAATCAAGGAGATTAACAGTGTTGGTATTTGACTCTGTAAGTGGCTACTGGTTCAGGTCATGATTTGACAGTATTAACAAGCAAGGCTGGGGATAGAGGTCCGTGGAACCTTCCCAGCGTGCTCAACAAGAAAGCTGTAACAGGGAAGCCCCTGCCTGAAGTCCCCAGATGAGGAACTACCTGGACACTAAGTCAGCCCTTCCCAGACATGTCTGCTGTGATTTGCTTGCCAGGCAAGATGGCCATCCCTGTGCTTTGGGAGTTTCTAGAGAAGTACCCTTCAGCCGAGGTGGCCCGAACTGCTGACTGGAGGGACGTGTCAGAACTTCTTAAGCCTCTCGGTCTCTATGATCTCCGTGCAAAAACCATTGTCAAGTTTTCAGGTATGTTCCCGTGGCCCCAAAGGAAGAAGCAAATTGTGCCCACTGAAGGCAGCCACACCTTAAACTTTAATGCCCCCGGATGCTCTATTAATTGAGGTCATTTAGCTCAAGCACTAAAGACATTTAAAACAGCCTGCTTGCCCCACACCACAGACTCCTGCTGACCTAAACCATAAATGTTTGCCCAACACCAAAGTAGCCCTCTGCGTAGAAGCAGGAAGTCATTTCCTCTGGCTAGCTGGCAAAGCAAAGAGAGTGGTTGGGAGGAGGCAAGTGATAAGGATGCTGGTCCAGAGGGAGGGGTCGTCCTGCCCCGTTACAAGTTTTCCCCGGGGCTGACcacgtgtgtggggtgtgtatctTCAGATGAATATCTGACGAAGCAGTGGAGGTATCCGATTGAGCTCCACGGGATTGGTAAATACGGCAACGACTCGTACCGGATCTTTTGTGTCAATGAGTGGAAGCAGGTAAGCCCACTGCCAGCCATAGCACGTAAGTCCACGAGTGTGTCCAAGACGGACGAGACAGGAGCCCTGCTGTCGTCCCTACCGGATTTGCCCTCAGTTTAAGGAGCAGCAGGGGCATGAGGTTATAAACTGTAGGAGGGACTCCTCAGGTCCCGCCCAAGTCCCTTTGCTGTGGCCTCTGCTGACTTGAGCAGTCTGTCACTCCTGACCCTATTGCTGTCTTTTCCTGGCGTGTTCTGTCTCTAACACTGACAGGGTTTCTTCCTGTTAAAAGGAGCCCCTAGTGCTgggaagagatagctcagctggtaaagtgcttgccatgaagAACAAATTCAGATCCCCATAACTTaggtaaaagccaggcatggcggcatgcaactgcagtcccagcactgtggGGTCAGAAACAGGAGGGTGCCTGGAAACTCCCGGATGGCACAGTCAAAGGTCGTAGATGAGATAGCCAGTGAGAGAGCCTTTCCCAAACAAAAAGTGGAAGGTAGACCAGAgacatggcttagtgggtaaatgTGTTTTATAAAGCCTGGCAGCCTGTgctccatccctggaacccacataaggGTGAAAATAAAGAAGTAACTCTAATTTCTACTCTGACCTTCATAGGCATGCCTCATGGCACAACTAATAAAATTTCAACTTtcctgaaggtagaaggtgcctGAGTCTCATGCCTGTACACACACCAGAAACAGTACGCTCCATAGGAAATGGTCGGGTTTAGAGTGTCTAGTTGACCAGTATCTCCTCGTATCTCATACTGGAGGGTGGCATCTGAGTCCTATTATTTGTGCCCGGAACTGGTGTGTTCTGATGGCAGCCTGCAACTGGAGGATACCCAGGCACACTGCCCTCTTGCCCTAACATTAAATCCGTGAGGTCTGGAGAAACCCACGCTGCAGGGCCACGCTACCAGAGCCGTCCATGAAGCCTCCCAGGGTCTGTGACGTTCCAAAAGCAGGGAGCTAACACTTGACTCATGGCATCGCTGCCTTCTGCTCCAGGGCTGGGGTAGCTCTGAACTGGAAAGTACTTTGTAAACAATGAAGGATTCCTGTTATGTAAGGCATAATTGTAGACAGTCATGGTTGCTACTGGGTTCAAGTTCTCCGTTTAAGTCAGATACATTATCATGGTAAACTCCCTCACCAACCTTTAAATGTGTCTATGGCtgatatgtttcttttcttccaggtGCACCCTGAAGACCACAAGTTAAACAAATACCATGACTGGCTGTGGGAAAATCATGAGAAATTAAGTCTGTCTTAAGCCAGCTGTCTGGAGTTTTCTATGCACTGCTTTGTGCTTCCATCCCTAAGAGCACTGTGTACAGTGAGCTCCCTCCCACAAGTTGATCTTAGTCAATTAGTGTTGTAGACATATTCTTAATGTGAAAAAGTAActgttgggagctggagagatggctcagcggttgtccagaggtcttgagttcaagtcggtggctcacaaaccatctgtaccctcttctggtgtgcaatcACACataaggcagaacactgtatacataataaataaatctttttaaagaaaagaaaaagcaactgaTGGGAAATGACCCTAAAAGTGCATTTTGTTTTTCCAGTGATGTACAGTGTGTTGGTGCTGAGAGCCAATTTTCCGCACTCCTGCTGAGGAGAGACTGAACATGTTTTCTCTTCCTGTACAAAGTGGTAGTAAGGTATACGACTGTCATATGAAGAAAGAACCTGCCATTCTTATGGATATCACAGTGTCATAGTTTAAATAGTGACGCATTTaccttagaaaataaaaactaaatcgACCAACACATAGTGGTACCcactgtaatcctggcactcaggagactaaggcagaaggatGAAAAGTTGAGGGCCAGCCTATACTACATagagaggaaaaaaaccaaacagggcAGGGTAGTAAAGTGGTTCATTAAATAAAGTCACTTGTGCTAAGCCTTATGACCTGAGTCCCATCCCTGGGACAACTCCTGtgggttgacctctgaccttcacttgaactcacatatacatatcacatacataagaaaatttttaagaaatggtctggagagagatggctcaatagcttagtgtgcttgctgctcttccagaggacccagagttCAGTTTTTAGCACCCTCatcggg belongs to Microtus pennsylvanicus isolate mMicPen1 chromosome 8, mMicPen1.hap1, whole genome shotgun sequence and includes:
- the Mbd4 gene encoding methyl-CpG-binding domain protein 4 isoform X4, encoding METPNLGDSSAPSSTPRESLVPDPPWDLCKEDVAAGLGRTEDGKEPVISSEGSPLPQEPAAATQFNGLAETERHEPLVCGWERIVKQRLSGKTAGRYDVYFISPQGLKFRSKRSLANYLLKNGETFLKPEDFDFTVPSKGDIRSDYKDQSLVALTSQQSQQPEESSISHHNLRTRSKLQTHVLPSPSGNSETPGSSRLSNSRKPKRKAAVLKGIGSEKTKQRCRKSLSDSARSTRKRESVVQKAGAESELVPPECLCPADACSSQGTVSVAGEEKGLGTEKPPSPGSDLHPTQVASGITNKLHSTEEAGDTNREQTFLEAEEIRSKGDREGEAHLHIDVLQGDSEMPGCSQAKKRLTSETLRDSSPRTQVEKRKTSLYFSSKYNKEALSPPRRKAFKKWTPPRSPFNLVQETLFHDPWKLLIATIFLNRTSGKMAIPVLWEFLEKYPSAEVARTADWRDVSELLKPLGLYDLRAKTIVKFSDEYLTKQWRYPIELHGIGKYGNDSYRIFCVNEWKQVHPEDHKLNKYHDWLWENHEKLSLS
- the Mbd4 gene encoding methyl-CpG-binding domain protein 4 isoform X5, yielding MSLCKEDVAAGLGRTEDGKEPVISSEGSPLPQEPAAATQFNGLAETERHEPLVCGWERIVKQRLSGKTAGRYDVYFISPQGLKFRSKRSLANYLLKNGETFLKPEDFDFTVPSKGDIRSDYKDQSLVALTSQQSQQPEESSISHHNLRTRSKLQTHVLPSPSGNSETPGSSRLSNSRKPKRKAAVLKGIGSEKTKQRCRKSLSDSARSTRKRESVVQKAGAESELVPPECLCPADACSSQGTVSVAGEEKGLGTEKPPSPGSDLHPTQVASGITNKLHSTEEAGDTNREQTFLEAEEIRSKGDREGEAHLHIDVLQGDSEMPGCSQAKKRLTSETLREDSSPRTQVEKRKTSLYFSSKYNKEALSPPRRKAFKKWTPPRSPFNLVQETLFHDPWKLLIATIFLNRTSGKMAIPVLWEFLEKYPSAEVARTADWRDVSELLKPLGLYDLRAKTIVKFSDEYLTKQWRYPIELHGIGKYGNDSYRIFCVNEWKQVHPEDHKLNKYHDWLWENHEKLSLS
- the Mbd4 gene encoding methyl-CpG-binding domain protein 4 isoform X2, whose protein sequence is METPNLGDSSAPSSTPRESLVPDPPWDLCKEDVAAGLGRTEDGKEPVISSEGSPLPQEPAAATQFNGLAETERHEPLVCGWERIVKQRLSGKTAGRYDVYFISPQGLKFRSKRSLANYLLKNGETFLKPEDFDFTVPSKGDIRSDYKDQSLVALTSQQSQQPEESSISHHNLRTRSKLQTHVLPSPSGNSETPGSSRLSNSRKPKRKAAVLKGIGSEKTKQRCRKSLSDSARSTRKRESVVQKAGAESELVPPECLCPADACSSQGTVSVAGEEKGLGTEKPPSPGSDLHPTQVASGITNKLHSTEEAGDTNREQTFLEAEEIRSKGDREGEAHLHIDVLQGDSEMPGCSQAKKRLTSETLREDSSPRTQVEKRKTSLYFSSKYNKEALSPPRRKAFKKWTPPRSPFNLVQETLFHDPWKLLIATIFLNRTSGKMAIPVLWEFLEKYPSAEVARTADWRDVSELLKPLGLYDLRAKTIVKFSDEYLTKQWRYPIELHGIGKYGNDSYRIFCVNEWKQVHPEDHKLNKYHDWLWENHEKLSLS
- the Mbd4 gene encoding methyl-CpG-binding domain protein 4 isoform X3, translating into METPNLGDSSAPSSTPRESLVPDPPWDLWQEDVAAGLGRTEDGKEPVISSEGSPLPQEPAAATQFNGLAETERHEPLVCGWERIVKQRLSGKTAGRYDVYFISPQGLKFRSKRSLANYLLKNGETFLKPEDFDFTVPSKGDIRSDYKDQSLVALTSQQSQQPEESSISHHNLRTRSKLQTHVLPSPSGNSETPGSSRLSNSRKPKRKAAVLKGIGSEKTKQRCRKSLSDSARSTRKRESVVQKAGAESELVPPECLCPADACSSQGTVSVAGEEKGLGTEKPPSPGSDLHPTQVASGITNKLHSTEEAGDTNREQTFLEAEEIRSKGDREGEAHLHIDVLQGDSEMPGCSQAKKRLTSETLRDSSPRTQVEKRKTSLYFSSKYNKEALSPPRRKAFKKWTPPRSPFNLVQETLFHDPWKLLIATIFLNRTSGKMAIPVLWEFLEKYPSAEVARTADWRDVSELLKPLGLYDLRAKTIVKFSDEYLTKQWRYPIELHGIGKYGNDSYRIFCVNEWKQVHPEDHKLNKYHDWLWENHEKLSLS
- the Mbd4 gene encoding methyl-CpG-binding domain protein 4 isoform X1, whose translation is METPNLGDSSAPSSTPRESLVPDPPWDLWQEDVAAGLGRTEDGKEPVISSEGSPLPQEPAAATQFNGLAETERHEPLVCGWERIVKQRLSGKTAGRYDVYFISPQGLKFRSKRSLANYLLKNGETFLKPEDFDFTVPSKGDIRSDYKDQSLVALTSQQSQQPEESSISHHNLRTRSKLQTHVLPSPSGNSETPGSSRLSNSRKPKRKAAVLKGIGSEKTKQRCRKSLSDSARSTRKRESVVQKAGAESELVPPECLCPADACSSQGTVSVAGEEKGLGTEKPPSPGSDLHPTQVASGITNKLHSTEEAGDTNREQTFLEAEEIRSKGDREGEAHLHIDVLQGDSEMPGCSQAKKRLTSETLREDSSPRTQVEKRKTSLYFSSKYNKEALSPPRRKAFKKWTPPRSPFNLVQETLFHDPWKLLIATIFLNRTSGKMAIPVLWEFLEKYPSAEVARTADWRDVSELLKPLGLYDLRAKTIVKFSDEYLTKQWRYPIELHGIGKYGNDSYRIFCVNEWKQVHPEDHKLNKYHDWLWENHEKLSLS